From Triticum aestivum cultivar Chinese Spring chromosome 7B, IWGSC CS RefSeq v2.1, whole genome shotgun sequence:
GACTCGTTTAACCATCATTTTCTTACATGGGTGCTATGCAAGCTCGAGTCATGGCGCAAAAAGGCGCAGCCCTCGCAGACGCACACATACCTTTATATACACTATTCATGGTTCTGTACATACGCTCAGGTGATCAGATCTCTAGGAGGCATGCAGCCTGCACGTGCCCAGAGAACTCCGGCGGTGCGGGGGCGCGTGCCCAGgacgcggccttgccggcctcgtcGCGCAGCATGTACACGGTCTGGTCGCCTCCGTGGCAGCCTGAGCCGATCACCACGACGCGTCCGCCGGGGATGGCGGAGACTGTCGAGGCGGTACGGGCGTCCTCCGGCACGGACGCCACCGTGCGCCAGCCCGCCGAGGCACCGGCGTCGCGAGCCACGAGGTTCCCGTCGCGAAGCATGTACATGCGCTCCGCTCCCGGCGCCACGCAGCAGGTTCTCGGGCACGTTCCGTCCTCTAGCAGGCTCTCCTGGACGGTGGCCCAGGCCGCCGTCGCCGGGTCGAaggcctcggcggagccagcgaACCGCCCCTGCGCCTGCGTCGGGTACCCGCCGACGACCAGGAACCTGCCGCCGACGCAGAGCCCGCGCGGCTCGTCGCGCTCCTCTGCCATGTCCGGGAGCGCGGCCCACGCGTCGGCGTCCGGGTCGTATGCCAGCGCCGACCGGAGCGCGTTCTTCTCCTCGTCGTGCCCGCCGGCGACGTACACGACCCCGCGgacggccgcggtggcgaagaaggaCCGGCGCGGGCCCGGCATGGGCGCCCCGCGCCGCCACGCGCCTGTCAAGAAGTCGTACACGTACACCGAGTCGGTCGGCGCCCACGACTCCGGGTCCCACCCGCCGACGACCACCAGCCGCTTCCTCCCCTGCGCGCCGTCCACCGCAGCCACCTGGCAGAACAGGGGCAGGCTCCCGGTCGTGCCGGGCAGCACCGGGAGCGGAGCCCACCGCCCCTCCACGGGGTCCAGCAGAACCATCCTGTAGTTGTTCGCGGATCCGCCGTTGGCCGCCGACGCCGACGCGTGCTTCTGCGCCGGGCCCGGCTCGACGTGCTCAGGCTGCGCCTGGACCATGGCGACCACCGGGCGCGCCAGCCCCTCCGCGCGGCGCAGGCGGCCGTAGTCCGGCGACTCGACCTCCTCCTTCCACTGCCGCGAGATGCGGCGCACCGCCGGCAGCTGGTCGAAGCCCACCCGGATGAGGCACTCCCTCGCCACCTCCTCCGGCAACCCTGGAATCAGGTCGCTCATTGCTGACGCCTCAAAGCAACTGCTCATTAATGAACTCGGAATGATTTCAACAAGAAACGATTGAGTGAGAGCTTGCTTGATCTGCTCCGTGCGAGAGCTGCGTGCTGATGATATTCTTGTGTGCGGCGAGTGGCGGGAGTGGCGCGCCATATTTATACGGGGTATTTGGGGAGCCGAGCAGAGGAAATCGGCAGAGGAAACAGAGGAGTCGATAGAATTGCTCATCTTCTCTTCTGGGGGTGTGCGTGTGGGCCCGGGACGGTTTGGAGCTTATCGTCGCGTACTTGCGCGGGGCGGATTCTTCCAGATCTTTTAGCGGCGTCGCGGTCTGCGAAAGGGACGACAGTGTCGTGGTGCAGTAAGCGATCCGTATGTGGTATGGCGGCGGTGCAAGGGAAGGGATAAGATGGATTTTATCAAGGTTTTTACCACTTGCCATCCTCCTGGATCTTATTTGCACCATACGCCTAGCAGAAGCTCTCTTTTTTGGTAAGGTTGCAACCCAGTATCTGACACAGATTTGTGTCAATCAAACGTTTGAATGAAATCTCGATACAGATGGAGAAGTGGAGATGATACGAGGCGTGCGGTGTTTTGAAGCAAACGATATCCCTGCAAAACGTTTAGCAAGCGAATTTCAAATGACGTCTCCTTCGAACAAAGCAGCTGCCGTGCCAAGCCGAGCTGGTCTGCCTATGGGTCTCCAAGCCGTGGCGCCGGGCAACCATTGCGCAAGGCCCACGCTGGCCTGAAAAATCCGTTCACCGGTGCATGATTACCTTGTCGGCTTGTCCTGTTCCGAACGGATAGATTCTCCGTCCGAGTCAGCCGCGGCTCACGGTTCCTGTTACCGGCAGCAGCAGTTTCCGCCGCACTCCATCGCGCCGCAGCTCGCAGCtgatttttatttttaaaaatttTGAGTACTAATAAAACACTGACATCGGCCCACGTGTGCGGTCCGGATGAGATAGCCATGGAGTTTATGATTTTTattcggaaatgttaacgcccacacgtgtgggcattagccAACTCACCCCCACgtctccatcaccgtccagtaacttctgtacgaatcttggcacgaattagctgattttgtatgccacgtaggacaactcgtgtgtgtggtgtgtgagagaggtCGCCCATACATCCGTTTTACCATACGGAgtggccggtgtgtgggcgttcagcagttcgcgccacacgccactttgcacgcgcacacaagggctagtgtgtgggcatttgccatctcgcccacacgtccgtctcctctcccacacccaagctgctagttgccatgtgttttcgcagcgcacatggcaactgcccctagtgtgctttataagcaggtggcaactctctttttttttacccgagttgccatgtgtttttgcagggtgcacggcaactgcctagtgtgcacgtaagcagatggcaactctcttttaccgagttgccatgtgtttttgcatggtacatggcaactgccccaacgtgcacgtacatggcaactgccctaacgtgcacgtaagcagatggcaactctttctttttacatggcaactgccctagcatgcttgtgagcacatgacaactctctcaactgcctagtgttagtatgtggcaactcctaaaattatgaaatcatggcaactacattagatcagaccatacatggcaactgcagttgagcaaccatggcaactgcagttgtccgacatggcaaccgtagttcagcgacatggcaactgcagttaaacgaacatggacgagggtctggaccatggcaactacGGGCGCACGGTGGGCGTCACGCGTGGCGTGCGGGACCAGGagggtacgaggcctgacatacgggcgtgtgggcgttatcaacttcgcccacacACACGCATGTGAGAGGGTTCGGGGGGAAAAAAAAGAGGTGTGTGGgcattagttgttttgcccacacgtagatgTGTGGGGTGGTTgctgtccatgccacacgaggcgtgtggcacaactacccgatacaccacacgtgtggcagttatcgggacccttTTTATTAACACTTAGTACATCTGAGATGACGCGTGGCCTTTGGTGTTAGAGAAATAGTACAATGATTTGGCTCTCGCCGTTAATGTGTCGGAAGCTGCACAGTTCACAAGTCGGAGCGTCGCGCTGCCAGCCTCGATCACGTACGTCCGTCGTCGTCACGAGACCACGAGAGCTGCAGCCTGCAGGCCCGCACCACGCGTCCGAAGCTGCATGGTTTTCTCATTCCTGGCGAAGTTCCGTGTTTTCCGCTAAGAGCAACTTCAAGGGGGGCAACCCAACCGGATGGTGCTTTTATCCATTTTTATTTGTTTGGATCGACCGTCCGCCTAACGTGTGTCCTGTTTTAGATTTGGGTCGGCAACTCGTCGATCCATTTCATGTCCGCACGAAGATCATCTCAGCAGTCATGTCGCCGCCCGAAGCTCATACCGGCATCATGCCAGCGTCGGCATACAAATACCAGCTTCAAAATAAGACCACACAGTTCATGTTGGCGCACTCGCTAGCGGctggcacacatgccagcacacaaaaaaggatgggacttgagttcgaccacgccatcgcggccccgtggtcatgccagcacacctGTCGGCATACAAAAAAAGATGGCGCTTGCCGCAATAGGGCAatcgtcgtcgaacttgagcatgtcggcctgcatcttatCAAACCACgacctcttccttggcgacacagtgttgagatccaccttcatgatctccaccccggtcatcatgctcgcaagagccacttctttcgccttggtcttcgcgttggcggcctcgatctctagcatcttggcttgcttctccgcctccatctcaggcatcttggcttgcttctccgccttcatctcaagcctcctcctttggatcttcatgaaggcgttcatttgttcttctttgtatcgtcggcgctcctcctcccttgagtccttctttctcatcatgccctccacgctaCCGATCAAGGCATTGGACGCCGCATCCCACTTGTCTTCCTttttggagttggtcttcccccgcggccgtgccttctcgccgtccccaacctcctccatggcttgcttcctcccacgcGACTTGAGGgtggcatattgcgccttgaacttctcctcatctttaatgaccctaaagcaatgggagaggttgaaggacttgccattgtgttggaccttgaatgccttcaaagcttgaaatgcctacaaatgtATTTCATGCAAGCATACTGGCAAAATGGTATGCAAATGAACACGCAAGCATAAACGGAATAacacaaaagagggcggcttgctagcataccatgtcttgcatgccgatgtCGCTCAAGGcgcgggccttgacgctctcaagagtggcacaaaacttgttgcactcttgttgaatCACCCTCCATTGCTTCAAAATGGACACCCACCCGCGCGTGCTTACTATTTGGTAAGGCGGAAATTTCTTGCGCTCATGGAACTTAcggtggacacgaatccaaaaggttgATGCCTTTTGTCCGGCGCTCGTCTTGGGGTCTTGCCCAACATCTCTCCAACACTcacaaagaagcttgtcctcggctGTCGTGTATGCATTGGTCTCGCCCCgacggcttggttggcgagctcctCCCCGAACAAAGGCTCCACTTCAATGTCGCACTCGTCCTCTCCCTCTTGCCCGTAGTCCTCCGAAAACTCGTGGTCGAGTGGGAAGCCATCCAGGTCCAGGCCGACCTGATTATGCATGAAGGCCGCCTGATCTTGGTCAAAGGTGGACGGCGTGAACACCCGTCAGttgtcctggctttgtgtctcgtcaAGGTTGTAGCCAGCTACGGCGGCACCGCCAGCGGCCGGCGTACCACCTCGAAGATGATGTTCTGCATGTAGTCGTCGTCGCCGGAGGACGGCATTCCGTCGAGCAGGTTGCGTGCGCCCGGTAGCACATCGGCTGGCATGTACAGCGGGCGTTTCCTCCCGCCTCTGGATGACGAGCCACCGGTGTGGCATTTAGGTTGatgggcgcgggcgtggaaggtGCCACCACGTTCACCTCGGGCGAGCACTCCCCGAAGAGGCGGGAGacctgcgggtagacgtggaagcctGGCATCGGGATGCAAGCCGACGCACGGggcgagtcgggcagcaccatccgagggaaCGCGGATGAGCCTGTGCTGGCCACGGCGGCGTTGCCAAggccgtgctggctagggtttaaccctagcataTAGACGCCTCCCTCGTTGTCGCCACGACGCCgggcgttggtgacctcctgctgcgcggcggcggcggccgccgcgatggcttctgaaggaaatattgaaggaaatatgccctagaggcaataataaaagttataatttatttcctcatatcatgataaatgtttattattcatgctagaattgtattaatcgaatacataatacatgtgtgaatacatagacacagcatttcacaaatcacataccttgataaaattttgaaaaagttcaaaatggatcaggcaaagaaagggttcttgcccgtgcttcaaggtgtgaagttgagtcaaactcaatgcccaaccacagcagaagatagagagaaaatgaaagatgttccctatgcttcagccataggctctatcatgtatgcaatgctgtgtaccagatgatggggttatgtacctagggtagggtcatggacctgatccaagtaacttaccccaagacatccttagaagaggtcgccttccagtcgaccgatgaggactcactcgactggtctgaaggactcgaccacgaagactcactcgaccaccaggaggtcaagaggcactctgcactgcaacggcctgtaatcaagtagactttatgatagtaaaggcactttatgtggggcgttaccagtaacgccccagacttaactcaccttaaaccctctcctacgtgggctggctggggtcctggcgcactctatataagccacccccctccacaggcagaggggttcggcaccttgtaatctatacattcataatccactcgaccgcctccgggctccgagacgtagggctgttacttcttccgagaagggcctgaactcgtacatcctttgtgcttacaacctctccatagctaggaccttgcctctccatacctaccccccactctactgtcaggcttagaaccacgacagttggcgcccaccgtggggcaggtgttttagcgattttgtggagaagttgcgattcttccgagtactctcatcatggtgtctgctggagttttggtcgagggtcaagagatccgtctcggcactctcaccttcatcgccgacgactccgcatggctccaggaggctccactcgacgtagatgcgctccccgtccgcggtgcgacgcattttcgcgcatgtgtccgcggcgttctgctgcggcaaccgtcgacccagtatcggtcggctcctccatcgtccaccctcccggtctcccgccagcgcaagcgctcaggccggtcgaggcttcagcgatgggtgagtcacgcggtggctcgccaatcggctactgcacaagttgcggcaatcgagcccaacgaatctctctacggcttgttcgatcagtcgactggctccggagagactgcatccgagtgcggaagcagtgatccagcggcggaaatcttgatggtcgacgggccccacagccctcctggcttcgcccgtggtggtggagcaggtgacggcggcgaccctgcacgagactacgaagagtaccagcccgagccactcgactctctgcaaagagaagagcttcgccgcaggaacgaggatcccctgcgtattcccatcgcaggagaaacccccgaggctcgtgccttggaggaggcgcgtctggccaatttggccgagcgcactcgactggagaaccttcagcgagcactcgacgagcgcgcgcggcaacgagttcccgacaccagtcgacgtcaactcttcccgccgactcaggtatatcgaaccccaattcagaatttagcagctgcgacccgtatagcagagtccattcagccttcgcagtcggaagctggcagaggtttgctgcagatcagggatctgctccgggcagcaggagatcagaattcagccgtgtctcagtcgcgcaacagaattcacagtcgatctgtcactgtgaatacggttcagtcggctcacagccccagatcgcctccgcggcgcgaagggcgtgagaatcggcgagatcaatatggcgacagactcgaccgagatgataggcgtcgagtgccctattcccctccgaggggtgggtcttacgctcctcggcagccagatgataggcgtcagtacagtacagggcgtagggttccagttgaccccagagagccaggcttcgacgcgcgatccattatcgtgcaagggttggtcgaccggaacagagcccatcgaggcgcactcgacagagatgtacccacgagcagtcgagtacatgtttctggtcctgaatgtttcagcagagctatcagagccgcagttatcccccccaatttcaggttggcaacaggagtcagcaagttcactggtgagtctaagcctgaaacttggcttgaagactaccgagtggcagttcagatcggtggtgggaacgacgaggtggccatgaagcatttgcccctcatgttggaaggttctgccagggcatggttgactcaattacctcctagcagcatttacacttgggaagatctgtcccgagtgttcgtcagaacgtttgaagggacttgcaagcgaccagcgggattgacagagttgcaagtctgcgtgcagaaaactaatgagactctcagagagtatattcagaggtggatcactttgcaccacactgtggaaaatgtctctgatcatcaggcagtatgcgccttcaaagacggcgtcaagaacagagaactgagtttgaaatttggtcgaaccggtgacatgaccttgagtcggatgatggagattgctaccaagtacgccaacggcgaagaagaagaccgactccgaagcggcaagcacaagccgagtcagtcggaaaaaggaaacaccagtcggaaacagaagcggaaggctgaaccggcagctcctggagaggctctggccgtgactcaaggaaagtttaaggggaaaccaaaaggatcctggaaccccaagaaggtaaaggataaagaagggaacgacgtgatggatatgccgtgtcacattcacacgaagaaagatgaagaggggaatatcatttacccaaagcacaccactcgccaatgtcgactcctgatccagcagtttcagggaaaacagtctaaggacaaggagaaggagtcggacaaggccgaagacaaagaggacagtgagggaggatatccgcatatcaactccactctgatgatctttgcagatgtggaaagcagaagtcgactgaaagtgattaaccgagaggtgaacatggttgccccagcaaaggcaaattatctgaagtggtctcaaacacccatcacattcgaccaatctgatcacccgactcatattgccacccccgggaggcaagctttggtggtcgatccagttgtcgaaggcactcgactgacaaaggtgctgatggatggtggaagtgggctgaacttattgtatgcagacacattgaaaggtatgggcattccgatgtcccgactgagcactagtaacatgagcttccatggagttataccagggaagaaggccgagtcactcggccagatagctttggacgtagtgtttggtgattcgaagcattttcgcaaagaaaagttgacgtttgaggtcgtggattttcaaagtgcatatcatgccattttggggagaccagcctatgcacggttcatggctcgaccatgttacgtgtacctcaaattgaagatgcccggtcccaaaggtgtgatcactgtcaccggtgataggaaaaaggcagaggagtgctttcagaagggctccaagattgccgattcccaagtgacagcggtcgagttcgaagaatacaagcaaaacgcagatccgagtgacttgctgcgatccaagaagcccgccacagagtctgcattccagtcgtccggtgagacgaagcctgttcacattcacccgaccgaccccgaagcagctccgacccgcatctccacaacactcgacccaaaataggaagaagcgctcatccagttcctccgtgagaactgggacatttttgcatggaagcccgctgacatgccaggtgttcccaggggactggctgagcatcgcctaagagtcgactcgtctgcaaaaccagtcaaagagcatcttcggcggtccgccgtccagaagagaaaggccatcggtgaagaagtggctcgactgttggcggcaggatttatccgagagatataccactccgagtggctcgctaatgtcgtcatggttcctaagaaggacaagtcgctccgaatgtgcattgatttcaagcacatcaaccgggcctgcccgaaagatcactttcctctccctcgcatagatcaaattgttgactcgaccgcgggatgcgagaggttgtcttttttagatgcttactccgggtaccaccagatccgtctgtacgggcccgatgaggtaaaaacagctttcatcactccattcgggtgcttctgctatatcaccatgccattcggcctcaagaatgccggagccacatttatgcgaatgattcagaagtgtctactcacccaaatcagtcggaatgtggaagcttatatggatgatattgttgtcaagtcacgaaaaggttccgacctgctcgctgacctcgccgaaacatttgccaacctcagaaggtatgatatcaagctcaatccatcaaagtgcacatttggagttcctggtggcaagttactcggttttctcgtttccgaacggggaatcgacgctaacccagagaagattggcactattctccgaatgaaacgccctgtgcgagtgcacgatgtccagaagcttactggatgcttggccgcattaagtcgattcatctcacgactcggtgaaaaggcactgcctctttaccgactgatgaagaaggctgacaagttcgagtggactccagaagctgatgcagcgtttgccgagctaaaagctctgctctccacccagccggtgcttgctgctccaatcagcaaagagcctctgttgctctacatcgcagccacaggacaagtcgtcagtactgtgctaacggtcgagcgggaagaagaaggaaaagctctcaaagttcagcgcccagtgtattatttgtctgaagtcttgactccatccaagcagagatatcctcattatcagaagcttgtgtatggaatatacatgaccacaaagaaggttgctcattatttctctgaccattccatcacagtcgtcagcgacgctccactatcagagattttgcacaacagagatgcaactggtcgagtggccaaatgggcgattgaacttcttccccttgatatcaagtttgaggcaaagaaagccattaagtcccaggcgatagcagatttcctcgccgagtggattgaacaacagcagccgactgaagttcactcggagcattggaccatgtttttcgatggctctaagatgttgaatggttccggtgctggggttgtcctggtttcccccagaggagataagctcagatatgtgctccagattcactttgattcctccaacaatgaggcagaatatgaggccctcctatatgggttgcgcatggccatttcactcggcgtccgtcgcctaatggtctatggcgactcggatttagtggtcaatcaggtgatgaaagagtgggacgtgagaagcccagccatgactggatactgcagtgcagtgaggaagctggagaagaagttcgaggggttggag
This genomic window contains:
- the LOC123159920 gene encoding F-box/kelch-repeat protein At1g80440, with protein sequence MARHSRHSPHTRISSARSSRTEQIKQALTQSFLVEIIPSSLMSSCFEASAMSDLIPGLPEEVARECLIRVGFDQLPAVRRISRQWKEEVESPDYGRLRRAEGLARPVVAMVQAQPEHVEPGPAQKHASASAANGGSANNYRMVLLDPVEGRWAPLPVLPGTTGSLPLFCQVAAVDGAQGRKRLVVVGGWDPESWAPTDSVYVYDFLTGAWRRGAPMPGPRRSFFATAAVRGVVYVAGGHDEEKNALRSALAYDPDADAWAALPDMAEERDEPRGLCVGGRFLVVGGYPTQAQGRFAGSAEAFDPATAAWATVQESLLEDGTCPRTCCVAPGAERMYMLRDGNLVARDAGASAGWRTVASVPEDARTASTVSAIPGGRVVVIGSGCHGGDQTVYMLRDEAGKAASWARAPAPPEFSGHVQAACLLEI